A window of Branchiostoma floridae strain S238N-H82 chromosome 9, Bfl_VNyyK, whole genome shotgun sequence genomic DNA:
TGATTTGATATGTTGACAAGGGAGGGGCTCAGTTAATAGCACACCTTTGTCACCTCACGTAAGAGTCCTTAACCTTTGTACTTTCTGTGACATCACCACGTCCGGCCATTGTGCTGCAACAACAGTTTTCAGACCACCCTTGTCTCCACTAGTTGTACTGTGTGTGgtatgtccctgtagctcaactggtagcagtccGTACAGGACTGCTGCCCAAGTGGTACTGTGTGTGGGATGTGACTGAAgggacataaaaaaaaaaattaaaataggGGTCCCGTAACTAATGCATAAGTGTCTCGAACACATTAAGGGGAAGGGGTACTCCTAACAGCCCCTTGCGGGAATATACCCTGGTACATATAGATAAAGCACTACAACAAGGGTCTGAACAAACTAGTACTGTGCTGTATGTGGGAGTATGTGCATCAAGAATagtgtattttttatttttttggggcTGACATATGCATGAGAGAAGTAGTCAATTAACTTTTGTTGTTGGACGTTCCTAGTCTTAGACttaattttgacacttgaaATGATCTTATCTCTTTTATCATGACATCCGGCgaattgttattttcttcatcatAATTGATTATACGTGTGTATTCACATCCTGCATACCATCGCTCTTACAGTTGGTGCTCAGCGCGGTAATTGATAACATGCCAGGCCATTCATTGTCAGGCTTTGCCAATGCAAAATTCAGTTCAACACGTAAGTCTTGTAACAAGCACATGAAAATGCTGATTAACAACCATTAAATGGtcacaaaaattaaaaaatgacAGCTCATCTTTTGTTACCCCTTCCCTATATATCTCCTACTTGTTTATGCTTCACAATTAGGCGTAGTTTACCCATAGACAAGTCAGACATATTTTAATGACTCTCACTGAGTGTTTCTGGGAAGACCCTGACCTTTAGTTACGCACGTACGACAACTCCACAGAGGGATCTGATAACTGTTGTTGGCAGCGAGTACCATATCCTACCAGTAGTCTTCTGAGAAAGCAGGGTCGGTTATTCATGGTCTAGTAACAAGGAAACGAAAACCGTGCCCATATCGGGCCGAAGTTGGGTAAACAGTTCATACCTTGGTTTCCAGGGCCGAGCACTAGatatgttttcaaaagcaacagTAAGTCGCATGTTTGACTTGGATTGTTAAAAAACTGGCAAGCAATGTTCATCCAAGCCTGctgtttttgtgtatgtatatgtttttttttctagtggTGACAAAATCTGTGTTAGAATGACTTAAGTTTTTGAATAGCAACAAAATTCACCTGCTACAACCAAAGCAACATATTCATTTACCTGGCAACTTGTGATTCTGCTTCtgtcagttactgtaaatgcacagGGATTTAATTCCGCGGTAACGgaaaaagggacttttcacggtggttttaaatttgcggtagcactatgtactgtagtctcttactgccatggagaaatgtttgcggtgattttaggtttgcagtgaagcagtcaccgcgaacattaaaccactgtgaaagtttctgcatttacagtactacacaGTAGTGTGCGTACTCCATAATGGTTAATGGCCCTACCTCTGGATCAAGAAGCTGTGAGTTCGAATCCTAGCTGTGTCGGCTCGCTAACTTGACAGgcatgctactggaaatggTGACcatccttaggacgggacgttaagccgtggttcactgttcattgtgcttttcAAAAAGAGCTACTACTACTTGAGTACTACTagtaggggaatttccccggtacaatgaacctgtaaatactgtacatatactagcgtttgtcttctctgtcgcaaccagtggaagagtagctcttcTGTGAGTTAAACTGGATCAAAGTTTTatttttccgtatcacacattTAAATGGTATTGATCTTCTTACTTTACAGAACATGGGAACAGTTCCGCAGCCAATCAGGAGGAagctggtggtggtgggggaCGGCGCGTGCGGGAAAACGTGCCTGCTCATCGTCTTCAGAAATGATGAGTTCCCAGAAGTCTACATTCCAACTGTCTTCGAGAACTATGTAGCAGACATCGAAGTGGACGGAAAACAGGTAAGCTGAGATCTgattatataaataaataaataaattatcaCTCATACAACTAATTAGAATAAGCCATCTCACAATTCAAGGTGCATGTGCATTTGTGGTCTAATTATAATAAGGTCAGAGTTGAAGGTCCTTCACAAGTTCTCTGCCGGCCTGGAACTTTTTTACTAACTTAAGTATTCCATTCTACTGTTTACCATTTTGTACCTTCAGTGAGTTCTTTTTACTACCGCTGCTTAGCCCCTATGACATGGAGTACAATTATAAGCCGTCATAATTTCATACCTGGTGCCCTTTGATTGAATGTGAGAAAACCACCGAAAACACCTAAAAGTAATTAAAACACAGCCATTTTTGTAGTCACATGGATTCTTCGTTTTTTTCCGATGGGCCTTCACATCTGACCTTACCCACAATCCACTGTCGTACAGAAACTGTGAGATTGCTTACCTAATGAGTCATGTTGAGCGATATTAGATAAGAAAAATATGtagaatctttttttctttatgatgTTAAACACTCCCACATTATACTGCATTGTACTATTTACCAGCAAGAGGGGTATAAAACATGATGATtatagactactgtaaatgcagaaacttttgcagtggtttaccGTTTAATGCTCATGGTGGCTGCTTCACAGTAAACTAATGTGAatgtttttccatggcagtaagagactacattgcatggtgccaccacaaacttaaaaccacagcaaaaagtcctttttactgatgccgcgaaattgaatccctgcgaactaaatgcatttacagtatattgctGATGATTGTCCCCTATTCAGCTAACTGTTTATACGTTTCATGTGCACAGGTTGAGCTTGCTCTGTGGGACACAGCTGGACAAGAAGACTACGACCGCCTGCGACCGCTCTCCTATGGTACGTACGAGACTGACGTACTTCTCGTCTGCTTCGCTATCGACAACCGAGACAGCTTCGTCAACGTCGCCGACAAATGGGTACCGGAAATCAAGAACTACTGCCCCAAAGCACCTTTCCTATTGGTCGGGAACAAGAAGGACTTGAGAACGGATAAAGCTCGCAGGAAAGAGTTGGCGGAAATGAAGGAAGAGGTTATCTCGACCGAGGAAGGGCTAGAGATGGCGAAGAAGGTCGGCGCTACCGCGTACATCGAGTGTTCGGCCAAGACGAGAGAGGGGGTTCGCGATGTCTTCGAGTCGGCCACTCGCGCAGCACtccagaagaaaaaacaaaagacTACTGCCTGTTGTGTATTAATGTAGCACTTGCCTAATCAACAGTTCGTAGGGTAGGTATAGAATAGAATGCTGGTACTGTGGAATCTTCAGATAGAAGCTTTGTGTACACAAGGAAGCACTGACTGTTCTGTCTGTAACTATACCAATATAGATTATGTTTGCCCTTCCAAAGAAGCAACAactagtacagtagaagtcggTTAATTGCAcgccccatttgccagcgtatttcgtgcaattatccgggtggtacAGCAATGTGAAGTTGTATACAGCTTGAATGTACCAGTTTGGAaattggggattctgtgcaattaaaagaaatgtgcagcaatccgttgtgcaattaactgacttctactgtagttCACATCAAAATGCATCTTTTCTTCAACACTATGCCAACACTCTACTAGTAGTCAAAATAGgataaagtttaaaaaagtgtgtcataaaaatattaaaatagaatagaaagcAGATCAACTAGGAAGACGAAGAGTCCTTGAATTTCTATTGTAAAAAGGAATTTGTATATTGGGATCGGAGTATGAGCTTTTGTAAATACCTGTTGTAAGCTGTGTATGTGTTTGCTATGTTACCTGCGGGAACAGGTAGATCTAAAAATTTTTTATACCTTTTTTGGCTGAAGTATAGGAAAGTTATGAAATTTGGAGAATAAACGTGCATCACAGCAATTGTGTGTTTGGTAGAGTACTTTACTTGGATTAACACAatattaactagagttccacgaacccaTACCTTTACCAAATTGTAAATCTTCATGTTGTCCAATGCTGCCATTGGTGAGAGGTCTTTTCagactaatctccaggcagatttactggtggcaaaagatagtatcaaagctgacaaaggggtataacctactctccaagcagaggttaggctagtttttttttcagtcgtttttatcgggctttctattttgtattgtaacaAGTAACATTGAGTCAGAATTCTGGAAACCTAAGTCAGAATTCTCCAAAATTCTGGGAACCTAAAGCCTCCAGAAGCTTTTTTTCTTGGAGACATTTGGTTGCAATCTACATGTTAATTACCTTTTAATAGACCATAGTTGCAAATCTTAATTCATTTGTCTAATCgtttttcaaatgattaaggtTTGTCTGGATTTAATCTGGAAGTCCAAAATTAACCTGGAGGGTGTTTCAGGCATTCCCGAGTTGTTGTgtttatagatatatacatgtatatagacccgtaaaaaaaaataaagaatccaGAAATGGTTGTGCTATGACAATAAAGTTAATATGAAAGTGAATTATAGTAGGAATGTTGATTCCATCATAAGGATGAATTCTGCATGCACACCATTTTTTGTTCttctaaaaaaagttttggaccaaAGTACAGTAACCAAACTATCAAACTATAAATCACACAAACTGAGCAAATGTATGTCATGAATTTGgtaaaccttcctgaccactttaaTAGATTTCacaataaaggcaacttttttaattttttcttttGCCCAATTTGTttccgcacgctcgcatcagttttggagttcccatgAACTGCATGAAATCTATCTAGTAgtcaaatcaatgtggcctaaATCCCGCGAGACTCTGCGAGATGTGAGTGAGAGCACCTATAGCTCCGGGAAACAGGCATTTTTACTCAAAAGAGAAATAGAAGGACAATAATGGCACAGAAACAAGACGACGCAGAGGCAGAAGAGTACGAGGAAATTGAGGATGAATCCCTGGTGCTTGTGGAGCTGACAGGAATCATCGACTCGGACTTTTTACGTACAGGCTCGGGACAGTGCAAGTTTGTGGGCATCGACAGCGAGCAGCCGGTCTTACAGATGGATAGGTGATtgattttattacctttgccagaatggctaaggttatgttttaggcttgtgagtctgtgtgtgtgtctgtgtgtgtgttaacagcataactcgagaagcctttgatgtatcccgattatatttggtaggtgggtaggggtcgggaaaacgaaggtaaggttcgataatgggccccctagcggcttgctaaggtactgcagcagaacctcaatttttgatatctcctgttctggacatgctgtgatcatgattttcgagtggtagatagccctcgaggcagagagtaagtgctgggagtttgggccccctagcggcttttttggaactgcaggcgccggtttcctttcaaactttggacgagaataactctacaacgtgttgacgaatcgtcatgatttttggtatgtagatactctcatgtccctaataaacataccttccggaataaacataccccccggacaaatcttcaaaatctaataaacataccccccggaataaacataccccccggaaaatgaccaaattgacatgtagactgtgtccatgctacttctgttcaagggaaagaagataataagcaggtaggttatttttatttacttatacCTGATCACCAAATCAGTTAAATATAgctgtatgaataatgaatattgactaactatagatatcttattcaaattataatattttctcaattttctaatgaaaggtatacagactcctaaccgggggccaacagtgctttcaaattcaacaagtgaaaatttacatgatacatgaattttctactcagaacttgaagcaagtaatcaataaatatttttgtacattacttaaaattactggcatatcaataaaatcattataaatatagctccaagtactcaaccatatatgttttagacataaccatcaattaaaacacacatcaacactccCAAAATGGACATaaactgttcacaaagtttttgtgagagCTCGTCTGTGAAGTAGCCCAGCATTCAGGCCACAATtactaaatatgttacagattatattttgacactagaaaccgctaaaattagaaaattttctgattatttctgaaattcaacactctgaaaatatatatgacattttgtgCCCATCATTACaccgaaataaaatcattttcacccgTTTACGGCCTCATTTTAGTGATTCGAATCTGCCGCGCAACAGGGTGCTAGCTTTACTGTCAGTGCGTGTTAttcctggcagccatgttggatcagttTCGGgtctttttcttcaagtttaaagCTATTTTTACCGACggatttctgctgtttttggagaatttgcggccccaaaactcacattacaagggaaagaaggttctaattgttgtttcttatgtgaaggaattattcgtccgccccgttgacgctgccgatagcgcatggaaccacatggTCGGAAAtatactgtacctgtacatgctaaaattatgtgatcagtgtgttcatttacgatgtaaatagagactgtaaaagttgtttatataaaaaattgtgcttcaaaacgtcagtgtggcggcttattttcccaataataacatttattttgtacattcatagcgaaatcgaccgatattttacataatcgCTAGGATGTTTGGGTCACAGTGGAGGGGAAATCCGAGCCGCTTCGgccaaaaatagtgaattttgagcaaaaataccgcggacatatggacagaaaaccccaaactttttattatgcggttgtccctggttagcaaagccccaattttcaaaaaaataataaacgtaccgtcccaaataagaacgtaccgggtggaattttcctgggaaaaaaataaacgtcccggtacgtttattagggacatgagagtagaatgagtgatgacttacataatggtatactaattatgcaaatcaacaggtaatttgcataattaataaggaaaatttataaaaccactgcattccatgataggactttaaaacttgtcccatatgtagctgggaaggagagaaatgtcgatagatatcaattatgcaaatgatggcctcatttgcataattaatgagaaaatatgaacatgttggcggatcatcatgctttttggtatgtaggtagcgtaagtgaagacctacataatgagataccaattatgctaatcaacagctaatttacataattaatgaggatatttataaattcactacattccatgataggacttgtcacatatgtagctgagaaagagagaaatgtcaatacatatttaccatgcaaatgatgatctcatttgcataattaatgagaaaatatgaacgtgttgacggatcgtcatgatttttggcatgtaatataatgtgatacttattatgcaaattaacagctaatttgcataattgattaggaaatgttcatgaatccactgtattccattatagtactttcatcaaagttgtcacatatgtaactgagaaagagggaagagagtaagaggtgtatttaaagactttgaaaaagaataagtcaagaatggatcatcatgatttttggtatgctaatagcttaagtaatgcttgctacaatttgatatcaattaattgtaacttgggatctaatttgcataatcaatgccgaaattttataaaccaactacaagcatataattataaagaaaatgaaatgagtaacgcatttgtctacagacatcattctgcataacaaacctggtttatttggcaaaggtatgtgttcgtggaactctagttatcaaTCCATTGATCAGTATTGATGTAATAACATTGTTATTTTGTTGATTGATGTATCTTCAGGTACATCTTCACAGGTGAATATGAGGAGACAGTTTAACAACTGAGAAACATGTGTCTTACAGATAAACTTTCACCCTGAGGCTGATGCTTTTATCTTAAGATGTTGATGTACAGGAACTCCTTAACATCTACAGTCacacctgtctatagcggccactcaagggactggagaaaaatggtcactatagacaggtggccactgtagagaaaatgttgttcaattgaccatgagcaagctacacatgattt
This region includes:
- the LOC118423227 gene encoding ras-like GTP-binding protein RHO yields the protein MGTVPQPIRRKLVVVGDGACGKTCLLIVFRNDEFPEVYIPTVFENYVADIEVDGKQVELALWDTAGQEDYDRLRPLSYGTYETDVLLVCFAIDNRDSFVNVADKWVPEIKNYCPKAPFLLVGNKKDLRTDKARRKELAEMKEEVISTEEGLEMAKKVGATAYIECSAKTREGVRDVFESATRAALQKKKQKTTACCVLM